A genomic stretch from Marinobacter fonticola includes:
- the miaB gene encoding tRNA (N6-isopentenyl adenosine(37)-C2)-methylthiotransferase MiaB, whose product MTKKLFIKTHGCQMNEYDSSRMADLLKSGEDVVMTDNPDDADILLLNTCSIREKAQEKVFHQLGRWKQLKARKPELVIGVGGCVASQEGQAIINRAPYVDMVFGPQTLHRLPDMLKESRNGGVGVVDVSFPEIEKFDNLPAPGAEGPSAFVSIMEGCSKYCTFCVVPYTRGEEVSRPVDDVIAEVAHLATQGVREVNLLGQNVNAYQGETYDGDTIDMAELITMIATIDGIDRIRFTTSHPVEFSDALIDVYEHVPELVSHLHLPVQSGSDRILAAMKRGHTALEYKSKLRRLRKIRPDISFSSDFIIGFPGETDRDFEATMKLINDIGFDVSFSFVYSPRPGTPASDLPDETPMEIKKQRLSILQQRINQQAQDISRRMVGSTQRILVTGLSKKDPGEFAGRTENNRIVNFRTDNPEVVGSFIDVEILEALPNSLRGRPIDDRLH is encoded by the coding sequence ATGACCAAGAAGCTGTTTATCAAGACGCATGGCTGTCAGATGAATGAGTATGATTCATCGCGCATGGCCGACCTGCTCAAATCCGGCGAAGACGTCGTCATGACGGATAATCCGGACGACGCGGACATTCTGCTGCTGAATACCTGTTCTATCCGGGAAAAGGCTCAGGAAAAGGTCTTCCATCAGCTGGGGCGCTGGAAGCAACTCAAGGCCCGCAAACCGGAACTCGTTATCGGTGTGGGCGGCTGCGTGGCCAGCCAAGAAGGCCAGGCCATCATTAACCGCGCACCTTACGTGGACATGGTATTCGGCCCCCAAACCCTGCACCGGCTACCGGACATGCTCAAGGAATCCCGCAACGGCGGTGTGGGCGTGGTGGATGTGAGCTTCCCGGAGATCGAGAAGTTCGACAATCTGCCCGCCCCCGGTGCCGAGGGGCCGTCGGCGTTCGTTTCCATTATGGAGGGGTGCTCCAAGTATTGTACGTTCTGCGTTGTGCCATACACCCGCGGCGAGGAAGTCAGCCGGCCGGTGGACGATGTGATCGCGGAAGTCGCGCACTTGGCCACCCAAGGCGTGCGCGAGGTGAACTTGCTGGGCCAGAACGTCAACGCCTATCAAGGCGAGACCTACGACGGCGACACCATCGATATGGCTGAGCTGATCACCATGATCGCGACTATCGACGGCATCGACCGCATCCGCTTCACGACCTCGCATCCGGTGGAATTTTCCGATGCGCTGATCGACGTCTACGAGCATGTACCCGAGCTGGTCAGCCATCTGCACCTGCCGGTCCAAAGTGGCTCCGATCGCATCCTGGCGGCCATGAAACGCGGCCATACAGCACTGGAGTACAAGTCCAAGCTACGGCGGTTGCGCAAGATTCGCCCGGACATCAGTTTCTCGTCCGATTTCATTATCGGCTTTCCGGGCGAGACCGATCGCGACTTCGAGGCCACCATGAAGCTGATCAACGACATTGGCTTCGACGTCTCCTTCAGCTTTGTCTATAGCCCGCGTCCCGGGACCCCGGCTTCGGACTTGCCGGACGAAACACCGATGGAGATCAAGAAACAGCGTCTGAGCATTCTGCAGCAGCGGATCAACCAGCAGGCCCAGGACATCAGTCGGCGCATGGTGGGTTCTACCCAGCGCATTCTGGTAACCGGCCTGTCGAAAAAAGATCCTGGCGAGTTCGCCGGCCGCACCGAGAACAACCGGATCGTCAATTTCCGTACGGACAATCCCGAGGTGGTGGGCAGCTTTATCGACGTTGAAATTCTCGAAGCGCTCCCCAATTCCCTTAGAGGCCGGCCTATCGATGACCGGCTGCACTAA
- a CDS encoding DUF1820 family protein yields the protein MAKTCYKIIFYNQDEIFEIYAGHVYPSEMFGFLEVESLTFGERSQVLVDPSQEKLRNEFDGVLRTYIPMNAVIRIDEVEAAENARPMGRVKSAVTPFPGSSGHGRKRD from the coding sequence ATGGCCAAGACGTGCTACAAAATCATTTTTTACAACCAGGACGAGATCTTCGAAATCTACGCTGGGCATGTTTATCCCAGCGAGATGTTCGGTTTTCTGGAGGTCGAGAGTCTGACCTTTGGTGAGCGTAGCCAGGTGCTGGTTGATCCCTCTCAGGAAAAACTGAGAAACGAGTTCGACGGCGTTCTGCGCACCTATATTCCGATGAATGCCGTGATCCGCATCGATGAAGTCGAGGCTGCCGAAAACGCCCGCCCGATGGGCCGGGTCAAGAGCGCTGTCACGCCCTTTCCCGGCTCTTCCGGCCACGGCCGCAAACGCGACTGA